In Ferroplasma sp., a single window of DNA contains:
- a CDS encoding YbhB/YbcL family Raf kinase inhibitor-like protein, with protein MELRVIGMSEGRRIPDKFTCGGKDYSPKIEIHDRNEEGYYFIVMNDPDAPSGLFTHWLIYNIPAGIVTLEENIGNREITGEGYYQGVNDFGELGYRGPCPPRGDGDHRYFIKIYRTKEAVSRKKIDAENSYKILDKLTPEAEFYAIYSRE; from the coding sequence ATGGAATTGAGGGTTATAGGGATGTCAGAGGGCCGCAGAATACCTGATAAATTTACCTGTGGCGGAAAGGATTATTCCCCGAAGATAGAGATACATGACAGAAACGAAGAGGGCTATTATTTTATTGTTATGAACGATCCGGACGCACCTTCAGGACTGTTCACCCACTGGCTTATATATAACATACCTGCTGGTATCGTTACACTGGAAGAAAATATTGGAAACAGGGAGATAACCGGAGAGGGGTACTATCAGGGGGTGAACGATTTTGGTGAACTGGGATACAGGGGGCCGTGCCCTCCCAGAGGGGATGGTGACCACAGATATTTTATAAAAATTTACAGAACGAAAGAAGCCGTGAGTAGAAAAAAAATTGACGCTGAAAATTCGTATAAAATTCTGGATAAACTAACACCTGAAGCAGAATTCTATGCAATTTACAGCAGGGAATAG
- the tatC gene encoding twin-arginine translocase subunit TatC encodes MENELLNYLVKYSDEIRYRAIRILAVFAVFFGIFVIFRIQYISIFGQRFLFLYPDPLDNVGAQVLYLLKSHDLTSNTTLLVLKPVDGVMADFYTCMAISLIISMPVIIYEVSKFIDPALKNSEKELLRSIIIPASLLFFAGAFVGIYFIAPVLFRIFADFDIGVGADVTMGISSFVSFIFMYTIAFGLSFEIPVFMVGLSRFGIVTADTWKKNWRYAVIGALVYGMIFSPGVTGFTMVVIAIPMIALYFAGIHFSIKAEKKFEEENTYSSSADQ; translated from the coding sequence ATGGAAAACGAATTATTGAACTATCTGGTTAAATATTCGGATGAAATTAGGTACAGGGCAATCAGGATACTTGCAGTTTTTGCTGTTTTTTTTGGTATTTTCGTAATTTTCAGGATACAGTATATTTCTATATTCGGTCAGAGATTCCTTTTTCTATATCCGGATCCACTGGATAATGTTGGAGCTCAGGTATTATATCTTTTAAAATCCCATGACCTTACATCAAATACAACGCTCCTGGTATTGAAGCCTGTTGATGGGGTAATGGCTGATTTTTATACATGTATGGCTATTTCCCTTATAATTTCCATGCCTGTTATAATCTATGAAGTTTCAAAGTTTATTGATCCGGCACTTAAAAACAGTGAAAAGGAACTTTTAAGGTCGATAATAATACCTGCATCCCTGCTCTTCTTTGCAGGGGCATTTGTGGGCATATATTTCATTGCGCCTGTCCTGTTCAGAATTTTTGCAGATTTTGATATAGGTGTGGGTGCAGATGTAACTATGGGAATCTCCAGCTTTGTTTCCTTCATATTCATGTATACCATAGCTTTCGGGCTTTCCTTCGAAATACCTGTGTTTATGGTTGGCCTGAGCAGGTTCGGCATAGTCACAGCGGATACATGGAAAAAGAACTGGAGATATGCAGTTATAGGCGCATTGGTCTATGGCATGATATTCTCGCCGGGCGTTACTGGATTCACCATGGTTGTAATAGCCATACCCATGATTGCACTGTACTTTGCAGGAATCCATTTCTCCATTAAAGCGGAGAAAAAATTCGAGGAAGAAAATACATATTCAAGCAGTGCCGATCAGTGA
- a CDS encoding twin-arginine translocase TatA/TatE family subunit — translation MFDSYMDILIIAVVALIIFGGTKKIPEMARNLGKATGEFKRGQMEIENELKNGTSTAQTNKGQINYMKIAEDLNIDIKDKTIDQIISEINEKLGSSAKPVEGAVETKQN, via the coding sequence ATGTTTGATTCGTATATGGACATACTGATAATTGCTGTTGTTGCGCTGATTATCTTCGGCGGAACAAAGAAGATACCGGAAATGGCGAGAAATTTGGGAAAGGCAACTGGAGAATTCAAGAGGGGCCAGATGGAAATTGAAAATGAATTGAAAAACGGGACAAGCACTGCACAGACAAACAAGGGCCAGATAAATTACATGAAAATTGCCGAAGATCTGAATATAGATATAAAAGACAAGACAATAGATCAGATAATAAGTGAAATCAACGAAAAACTGGGTAGCTCCGCAAAGCCTGTAGAAGGGGCAGTAGAAACCAAGCAAAACTAA
- a CDS encoding phosphoglycerate kinase gives MDTFPFYTMNDFDFTGKRVYLRIDINSPINPINGEILDDTRFRHHIQTINELKNSKLVIVAHQGRPGDSDFVSLHNHARHLEKLIGRDVIFVDSLIGSAAEDRIRRMKTGDIIMLENSRFYSEEVVVKDEENSLENTHIIKTLSQFFDYYVIDAFAAIHRAQATLTGFRNAGPNIAGRLMENEVRNIETFKTSNVHPKLAILGGSKITDAIQVARPFLENHIVDDIILGGVVANIFLWASGVDIGLRNKEFIMKHSKNYETLIEDCKYLLSKYRKSIHMPVDFVLNPSGDRINSGDHVPEGELIADIGMESVANFSKIIGNAKNIFLNGPMGMYEINEYSLGTRELFNDVAQSNASKIVGGGHTINAINEFSLTRSMGYISTGGGALINYLSGESIPVIESLIKNREIFGGN, from the coding sequence ATGGATACTTTTCCTTTTTATACCATGAACGATTTTGACTTTACCGGCAAAAGAGTTTACCTGAGGATAGATATAAATTCTCCCATTAACCCAATTAATGGAGAGATACTTGATGACACCAGATTCAGGCACCACATACAGACAATAAATGAACTGAAAAATTCAAAGCTGGTCATTGTGGCACATCAGGGAAGGCCGGGAGACAGCGATTTCGTCAGCTTGCATAACCATGCAAGGCATCTTGAAAAACTTATAGGCAGGGATGTGATATTTGTGGATTCCCTTATAGGATCTGCGGCTGAGGACAGAATCAGGCGTATGAAGACAGGGGATATCATAATGCTGGAGAATTCAAGGTTTTACAGTGAGGAGGTGGTTGTGAAGGATGAGGAAAATTCTCTGGAAAATACCCATATTATTAAAACCCTATCACAGTTTTTTGACTACTATGTCATAGATGCATTTGCCGCCATACACAGGGCCCAGGCAACACTCACAGGGTTCAGGAATGCCGGGCCAAATATTGCCGGGCGGCTTATGGAGAACGAGGTAAGGAATATAGAAACGTTCAAAACATCAAATGTGCACCCCAAACTGGCAATACTTGGCGGTTCAAAAATAACAGACGCAATACAGGTAGCAAGGCCGTTCCTGGAAAACCATATTGTGGATGACATAATACTCGGTGGTGTTGTTGCAAATATATTCCTCTGGGCGTCCGGAGTTGATATTGGCCTTAGAAATAAGGAATTCATAATGAAGCACAGCAAGAATTATGAAACGCTGATAGAGGATTGTAAATATCTTCTATCAAAATATAGAAAAAGCATACATATGCCTGTTGACTTTGTCCTGAATCCATCAGGAGATAGAATAAATTCCGGAGACCATGTTCCGGAGGGGGAATTAATAGCAGATATAGGCATGGAATCTGTTGCAAATTTCAGTAAAATAATTGGAAACGCAAAAAATATCTTTCTGAATGGCCCAATGGGAATGTACGAAATAAATGAATATTCACTTGGCACGAGGGAATTGTTCAACGACGTTGCACAATCAAATGCCTCCAAGATAGTGGGGGGTGGGCATACCATTAATGCAATAAATGAGTTTTCACTGACAAGGTCAATGGGATATATATCAACAGGTGGTGGGGCCCTGATAAATTATTTATCCGGTGAGTCCATACCAGTTATAGAATCACTTATCAAAAACAGGGAGATATTTGGAGGTAATTAA
- a CDS encoding helix-turn-helix domain-containing protein, with translation MDISEKIAGEITISETPGITIKKWREEFGISQMELSKFMDVSPSVISDYESGRRKSPGANSIKKIVDALIKIDESRGGTLLRRYNSGIPSDALLDIKDYDHDIELRYIMTKIRGTACSRADLKRNIRGYTMIDGIKAILKFSYAEYSKLYGWSSQRIIFITDVSYGRSPMIAIRAHPLKPAAVVYIKPGNVDELAIKLSEIENIPLIKTDMDYKTISSVMNLLR, from the coding sequence ATGGACATCAGTGAAAAGATTGCAGGGGAAATAACAATATCTGAAACTCCTGGAATAACCATAAAAAAGTGGCGTGAGGAATTCGGCATTTCCCAAATGGAATTATCAAAATTTATGGATGTATCCCCATCTGTAATCAGTGATTATGAGTCCGGAAGAAGAAAATCACCCGGGGCCAATTCAATCAAAAAAATAGTGGATGCACTTATAAAAATAGACGAATCAAGGGGTGGTACACTTTTACGCAGGTACAACAGTGGAATACCATCCGATGCACTTCTGGATATAAAGGACTATGACCATGATATAGAACTCAGGTATATAATGACTAAAATTCGTGGCACAGCCTGCTCCAGGGCCGATTTAAAGAGAAATATCAGGGGATATACAATGATAGACGGAATAAAAGCCATCCTTAAATTTTCATATGCAGAATACAGCAAACTATATGGATGGTCAAGCCAGCGCATTATTTTTATAACGGATGTATCATATGGAAGGAGCCCCATGATTGCAATCCGGGCCCACCCACTGAAGCCTGCCGCAGTTGTATACATTAAGCCCGGAAATGTGGATGAGCTGGCAATAAAACTATCTGAAATTGAAAATATACCCCTAATTAAAACAGATATGGATTACAAAACAATATCCTCTGTTATGAACCTGTTAAGATGA
- a CDS encoding YHS domain-containing protein: protein MATDPVCGMKGKKEISSEYGGKTYYFCREECREEFNKNPVKYTR from the coding sequence ATGGCAACAGATCCAGTTTGTGGAATGAAAGGAAAAAAGGAAATATCCAGTGAGTATGGCGGAAAAACATATTACTTCTGCAGGGAAGAGTGCAGGGAAGAATTTAATAAAAACCCAGTAAAATATACAAGGTGA
- a CDS encoding pyridoxal phosphate-dependent aminotransferase translates to MECETISWLNQHHGKYELSHSGMSNVFNLKEYLSNSPEKSDIDLKEEIAGLHGCSPKQVVITHGATEAFSMVLFHLAGKYRSFSVNRPEYEMIYKTPGILGFRNGEEVFTASNPNNPTGTMAKLPEKYESAVIDETFMEFIDTLDHYTYRNGFIVNTFTKVYGGGDLRLGYIVAPMEEDAVALEGFKGLITEDVSVLNISAGYHVLKKHDELLQQVRSIIGENHRVLVKNKGKLKFFQGKTPLPLPVSFMDYSEYTERDSDTISEKLAEKGIIALPARYFGISGTYLRICITGKDFPEAYSQLIGALENME, encoded by the coding sequence ATGGAGTGTGAAACAATCAGCTGGCTTAACCAGCATCACGGGAAATATGAACTCAGCCACAGTGGGATGTCAAATGTTTTTAATTTAAAGGAGTATTTAAGTAATTCCCCTGAAAAGAGTGATATAGATTTAAAGGAAGAAATAGCCGGGCTGCATGGCTGTAGCCCAAAACAGGTTGTCATAACTCATGGTGCTACAGAGGCATTTTCCATGGTTCTTTTCCATCTGGCGGGGAAGTACAGGTCATTCAGTGTAAACCGGCCTGAATACGAGATGATATATAAAACACCGGGGATATTAGGTTTCAGGAATGGAGAGGAGGTATTTACCGCCAGCAATCCAAACAACCCCACAGGGACAATGGCAAAACTGCCAGAAAAATATGAATCTGCAGTAATAGATGAAACGTTCATGGAATTCATTGATACACTGGATCATTACACATACAGAAACGGATTTATCGTTAACACTTTTACAAAGGTCTACGGTGGAGGAGACCTGAGGCTTGGGTATATCGTGGCGCCCATGGAGGAAGATGCAGTGGCACTGGAAGGATTCAAGGGATTAATAACAGAGGATGTTTCTGTGCTGAATATTTCTGCCGGTTATCATGTACTAAAAAAACATGATGAATTATTACAGCAGGTAAGGAGCATCATAGGGGAAAATCACCGTGTCCTTGTGAAAAATAAGGGAAAATTAAAATTTTTCCAGGGAAAAACGCCACTTCCACTGCCTGTTTCATTTATGGATTACTCTGAATATACGGAAAGGGATTCAGATACAATAAGTGAGAAACTTGCAGAAAAAGGCATTATAGCATTACCAGCACGCTATTTCGGAATATCCGGAACATATTTACGGATATGCATAACAGGAAAAGATTTTCCGGAGGCATACAGCCAGTTAATCGGTGCACTGGAAAATATGGAATAA
- a CDS encoding winged helix-turn-helix transcriptional regulator, whose product MQDKITYNESKVLRLLMNDSRMSVLDISRKLGLNRNTVSNIIKKLNSSIIERYTLETKEPEDSLYIIMETDDINSVDSDKVIEYFELANGHYTVIMNREAIGAGISYNRVDLAHRRVINKIPPTIDLYCDYCGGIIAGKPMKYDTLEGTLYFCCNTCRDDYINSENTEKHVKK is encoded by the coding sequence ATGCAAGATAAAATAACCTACAACGAATCAAAAGTTCTGAGGCTTTTAATGAATGACTCACGGATGTCAGTTCTTGATATTTCCAGAAAACTCGGGCTCAACAGGAATACTGTATCAAACATTATTAAAAAATTGAACAGTAGCATCATAGAAAGATATACACTTGAGACAAAGGAACCTGAGGATAGCCTCTACATAATTATGGAGACAGATGACATAAATTCCGTGGATAGTGATAAAGTTATAGAATATTTCGAGCTGGCCAACGGCCACTATACTGTTATAATGAACAGGGAAGCCATTGGAGCTGGTATAAGCTATAATCGGGTTGATTTAGCGCATCGCAGAGTTATCAACAAAATTCCGCCAACAATTGATCTTTACTGCGATTACTGTGGAGGTATAATAGCTGGAAAACCTATGAAATATGACACTTTGGAGGGAACATTATACTTCTGCTGCAACACCTGCAGGGATGATTATATAAATAGCGAAAACACAGAAAAACACGTAAAAAAATAG
- a CDS encoding ubiquinol-cytochrome c reductase iron-sulfur subunit, protein MANDKNYIPEPEKRAFLKGAGLSIAALMVGGLSMERYVVPSDRSVPVMDNFPLAVLEDPSGSRITISDVIEYAAASPSSTSTPILVFNYPLQDEPTFLIVLKNVRVTTPNTSPSSGFNPVAPSSTAPMDGIIYVNNYNGTGNNYSILALSGICQHLGCVPPFLDYHPGKSIPFESKLIGYKADAPGTPAQWPEYGLIYCKCHGSQYNPVWGGRNLYNNGPASSPANHSLPQIMLATDSNGSNGGGNIYAYGINSSNAVIRTHLKFPGGETYGSQVKIEDLTGGTAIRTSRTPTNYPSTMYTGEVNNTSSSNYKSLGTSSLELNSNSSGIILYRTTVVSNQNDSANNLNWKGSFSGNSSSGSS, encoded by the coding sequence ATGGCCAATGATAAAAACTATATTCCTGAGCCCGAGAAAAGGGCTTTTCTAAAGGGAGCAGGCCTTTCAATCGCAGCCCTGATGGTGGGGGGTCTATCTATGGAACGCTACGTTGTACCAAGTGACCGGAGCGTTCCTGTAATGGATAACTTCCCTCTGGCTGTTCTGGAGGATCCCAGTGGAAGCAGGATTACAATATCTGATGTTATAGAATATGCGGCAGCAAGCCCTTCATCAACAAGTACGCCCATACTTGTTTTTAATTATCCCTTGCAGGACGAGCCGACATTTTTAATTGTTCTGAAGAATGTTAGGGTTACAACGCCCAATACATCCCCTTCATCCGGGTTTAATCCTGTGGCTCCATCTTCAACTGCGCCTATGGACGGTATAATTTATGTAAATAACTACAATGGTACAGGCAACAACTATTCGATCCTTGCCCTGAGTGGCATATGCCAGCATCTTGGGTGTGTTCCGCCATTTCTGGATTACCATCCAGGAAAGAGCATACCATTTGAGTCAAAGCTGATTGGATACAAGGCTGACGCACCAGGTACACCGGCACAGTGGCCGGAGTACGGCTTAATTTACTGCAAGTGCCACGGAAGCCAGTACAACCCGGTTTGGGGAGGGAGAAACCTTTACAATAACGGCCCCGCATCCAGCCCTGCAAATCATTCCCTGCCACAGATTATGCTGGCAACCGACAGTAATGGATCCAATGGAGGCGGAAATATATACGCCTATGGTATTAATTCAAGCAATGCTGTTATTAGAACACATCTGAAATTCCCTGGAGGTGAAACTTATGGTTCGCAGGTTAAAATAGAAGACCTAACAGGCGGCACTGCAATAAGGACCTCAAGAACTCCCACTAATTATCCATCAACAATGTATACAGGGGAAGTTAACAACACCAGTTCTTCTAATTATAAAAGCCTGGGCACTTCATCCTTAGAATTGAATAGCAACAGCAGTGGGATCATACTGTATAGGACTACAGTAGTCAGTAACCAAAACGATAGTGCTAATAATTTAAACTGGAAAGGAAGCTTTTCAGGAAATAGCTCCAGCGGGAGCTCGTAG
- the ftsY gene encoding signal recognition particle-docking protein FtsY — MFDKLKRKFSEVFSGHGEKEVNQDRQSTGSKTVEQDRVIRRVDLEDTIQETLLESDVSFDATEEIIGQLKANLGKIKRKVDYSTVQNELKNVIRDLVNRNNNQAVDLLNIDKKPYVILFLGINGTGKTTTIGKLAYYLKEHNKSVVLSASDTFRAGAIDQLGILARNVGVEIIKHEFKSDPASVAFDAIDHARARKMDFVLIDSAGRMQTNKNLLDEMKKIKRVAKPDMTLLVLDAMIGQDVIEQATTFSREISYDGIIVTKLDTDAKGGSIISISAGIKKPILFVGIGQNMGDLIPFDVEWYLNKIFSS; from the coding sequence ATGTTTGATAAACTCAAGAGGAAATTTTCAGAGGTTTTCTCCGGGCACGGTGAAAAAGAGGTCAATCAGGACCGCCAGTCCACCGGCAGCAAAACAGTGGAACAGGACAGGGTTATTCGCAGGGTGGATCTTGAAGATACTATTCAGGAGACATTGCTGGAATCCGATGTAAGCTTTGATGCGACTGAGGAGATTATAGGGCAGCTGAAGGCAAATCTAGGAAAAATAAAGAGAAAGGTAGATTATTCAACAGTTCAAAACGAACTCAAAAATGTTATCAGGGATCTGGTTAACAGGAATAATAATCAGGCCGTAGACCTCTTAAACATTGACAAAAAACCCTATGTTATTTTGTTCCTGGGCATAAACGGTACAGGCAAGACAACAACAATTGGCAAACTGGCATATTACCTAAAAGAGCATAATAAGAGCGTTGTGCTTTCAGCCTCTGATACATTCAGGGCAGGTGCCATAGACCAGCTGGGAATACTTGCCAGAAATGTGGGCGTTGAGATAATAAAACACGAGTTTAAAAGCGACCCGGCCTCGGTTGCCTTTGATGCAATAGACCATGCAAGGGCAAGGAAAATGGATTTTGTGCTTATAGATTCAGCTGGAAGGATGCAGACAAATAAAAACCTCCTGGACGAGATGAAAAAAATAAAGCGTGTGGCAAAGCCGGATATGACACTCCTTGTTCTGGATGCCATGATAGGGCAGGACGTAATAGAACAGGCTACAACATTTTCAAGGGAAATAAGTTATGATGGAATAATTGTAACAAAGCTGGATACAGATGCCAAGGGTGGTTCAATCATAAGCATTTCTGCAGGAATTAAAAAACCCATACTGTTTGTAGGAATTGGCCAGAATATGGGAGACCTGATACCATTTGACGTGGAATGGTATCTCAATAAAATATTTTCATCTTAA
- a CDS encoding heavy metal translocating P-type ATPase, which yields MAVDPVCGMYVSEDSTIYSDRDGVRYYFCSQGCKDKFDRPDEESGALKTKLLIAWPFSLAVIFIDYLLVFPFKNFVLLILALPVQFYVGFDFYRGAYEAIKDKMGNMDLLITLGTLTAFFFSLTVTVDPHIFPVSYTYYDASVFIITLILTGSYIESLTKKKANSSATTLLSLLPDKVHILKNGETVDLPIESMAVGDTIQVRPGENIPADGIVIDGSSEVDESMVTGEGDPVLKNSGSSVISGTVNLNGLITISVKETGNNSTVKKIYSMIQMASMGRAKIQKISDIFSSYFVPVVLVAAGSSSIFWYFYLSSLGNPLYSIIAVLVFVSVVVIACPCAIGLAAPITLLISSNASSRNGILIKNSSSMDRLSKIDTVIFDKTGTITDNTPKVTRLDIHGDEHLAVSLLYSMESLSNHPVAVAICSYLKDRNPEKTEIKEFREIPGTGVTGVYNGLHVEARRSGGHISLFLDSKELATLEIEHSMRKGIEQDVKNLIRNHIRVMIVTGDTEENTSGIASKLGISEYYCSMKPDMKADIVKKEQEAGRYVMFVGDGINDTVAMKTADVGVAMASGSDIAGAAGDIILLNNDLKNILRSIYIGKYTIKKIKQNVGWAIGYNSALIPVAAGVLVPLLGLGIYYVLPIFAALAMGLSSTTVVLNSLRLRTRLSRNVEDAVL from the coding sequence ATGGCTGTTGACCCTGTTTGTGGAATGTATGTATCTGAGGATTCCACTATATACTCAGATAGAGACGGGGTCAGGTATTATTTCTGCTCTCAGGGCTGCAAGGATAAATTTGACAGGCCAGATGAGGAAAGTGGTGCATTAAAAACCAAGCTCCTTATTGCATGGCCATTTTCTCTGGCTGTTATTTTTATTGATTATCTTTTAGTTTTTCCATTCAAAAATTTTGTTTTGCTTATACTTGCTCTTCCTGTTCAATTTTATGTGGGATTTGATTTTTACCGTGGTGCTTATGAGGCCATAAAGGATAAAATGGGTAACATGGATCTGCTTATTACACTGGGAACCCTTACTGCATTTTTCTTTTCCCTGACGGTGACCGTTGATCCACATATATTTCCTGTCAGCTATACCTATTATGACGCATCTGTTTTTATAATTACACTGATTCTTACAGGAAGCTATATAGAATCACTTACAAAGAAAAAAGCCAATTCCTCAGCAACCACTCTTTTATCACTTCTGCCAGATAAGGTACATATACTGAAGAACGGTGAAACTGTTGATTTGCCCATAGAATCTATGGCTGTTGGTGATACAATACAGGTAAGGCCAGGCGAGAATATCCCGGCAGATGGAATAGTAATAGATGGTTCTTCAGAGGTGGATGAGTCCATGGTTACAGGAGAGGGTGATCCTGTACTGAAAAATAGCGGTTCCAGTGTAATCTCAGGAACAGTTAACCTGAACGGTCTCATTACTATTTCCGTAAAAGAAACTGGAAACAATTCTACTGTGAAGAAAATTTACTCCATGATACAGATGGCATCAATGGGCAGGGCAAAAATACAAAAAATATCAGATATATTTTCATCTTACTTTGTACCAGTTGTACTTGTTGCAGCGGGATCGTCATCCATTTTCTGGTACTTCTATTTAAGCTCTCTTGGAAATCCACTATATTCCATAATTGCGGTGCTTGTTTTTGTTTCTGTTGTTGTAATAGCCTGCCCCTGCGCAATTGGTCTGGCTGCCCCCATTACCCTTCTTATTTCATCCAATGCGTCCTCCAGGAATGGCATACTGATAAAAAATTCCAGCTCCATGGACAGACTTTCAAAAATCGATACGGTTATATTTGATAAAACAGGAACGATTACAGACAATACACCAAAAGTTACTAGGTTAGATATTCATGGCGATGAACATCTTGCAGTTTCACTTCTCTACTCAATGGAATCCCTGTCCAACCATCCAGTAGCCGTGGCAATATGTTCCTATCTTAAGGATAGAAACCCAGAAAAGACTGAAATAAAGGAGTTCAGGGAGATTCCAGGCACGGGAGTAACCGGGGTTTATAACGGTTTACACGTGGAGGCAAGGAGATCGGGGGGACATATATCATTATTCCTTGACAGTAAAGAGCTGGCAACACTGGAAATAGAACATTCAATGAGAAAGGGGATAGAACAGGATGTGAAAAACCTCATCAGGAACCATATTAGGGTCATGATAGTTACAGGTGATACTGAAGAAAACACCTCCGGGATTGCCAGTAAACTTGGAATAAGTGAGTATTACTGCTCCATGAAGCCGGATATGAAGGCAGACATTGTAAAAAAGGAGCAGGAAGCCGGAAGATACGTTATGTTCGTGGGTGATGGGATAAATGACACTGTGGCAATGAAAACAGCTGATGTAGGTGTTGCAATGGCTTCAGGGTCAGACATAGCAGGTGCAGCCGGAGACATTATACTTTTGAACAACGATTTAAAAAATATTCTGAGAAGCATATACATAGGGAAATACACAATAAAAAAGATAAAGCAGAATGTTGGCTGGGCAATTGGATACAATTCTGCACTTATACCTGTTGCAGCCGGAGTCCTGGTTCCACTGCTGGGTCTCGGGATATATTATGTGCTTCCCATATTCGCTGCCCTGGCAATGGGCCTTAGTTCTACTACTGTTGTATTAAACTCCCTCAGGCTACGGACAAGGCTATCCAGAAATGTTGAAGATGCGGTACTTTAA
- a CDS encoding FMN-binding negative transcriptional regulator produces MYIPREFKIDDLKKIVRFVEDNNFGILLSIYNNEIYNTQIPLMLGKEDEKFVLKGHMARANMQWYRSKGQAVTALFTGPHHYISPLYYKDKDSVPTWDYMTVRMDGKLELMDEAETRKFLLEMSRFYDEKWAEERNDKREYYSKMVLQIVGFKIRVSAINAKFKLSQNRPEDMENIAINLDNLGDADAVSVARFIREEIKK; encoded by the coding sequence ATGTACATCCCACGTGAATTCAAAATCGATGACCTTAAAAAGATCGTCAGATTTGTTGAAGATAACAATTTCGGCATTCTTCTGAGCATATATAACAATGAAATATACAATACCCAGATCCCCCTCATGCTGGGCAAAGAAGATGAAAAATTTGTATTAAAAGGTCATATGGCAAGGGCAAATATGCAATGGTATAGATCCAAGGGTCAGGCTGTCACTGCATTATTTACGGGCCCACATCATTACATTTCACCTTTATATTATAAAGATAAAGACTCAGTGCCCACATGGGATTATATGACCGTCAGGATGGATGGAAAACTGGAATTAATGGATGAGGCAGAAACAAGAAAATTCTTACTGGAAATGTCACGTTTTTATGATGAGAAATGGGCAGAGGAAAGAAACGATAAGAGGGAATATTATAGCAAGATGGTGCTGCAGATTGTGGGTTTTAAAATACGGGTCTCGGCAATTAATGCAAAATTCAAGCTCAGCCAGAATCGCCCTGAGGACATGGAAAATATAGCAATAAACCTTGATAATCTGGGAGATGCTGACGCTGTTTCAGTGGCAAGATTTATCAGGGAGGAAATTAAAAAATAA
- the pfdA gene encoding prefoldin subunit alpha, with amino-acid sequence MAGENELMEQIEYLKNLIENIDSRLNLLMKTLEESADTLALLKDNNYKNSKDVKISIGSGLFSKATLDTDKIVVPIGSSIYIEEEREKTVQRMEENIKSLQDTYNNLIKQKQTAQNNYDALMYSIQRSQEGRS; translated from the coding sequence ATGGCGGGAGAAAATGAATTAATGGAACAGATAGAATATTTAAAGAATTTAATAGAGAATATAGATTCAAGGTTGAATCTTTTAATGAAGACACTAGAGGAATCTGCTGATACGCTGGCGCTCTTAAAGGATAATAATTATAAAAATTCCAAGGACGTTAAAATATCCATAGGTTCAGGGCTTTTTTCAAAGGCAACCCTGGATACTGACAAGATTGTGGTTCCCATCGGGTCCAGCATATACATAGAGGAGGAAAGAGAAAAAACCGTACAGAGGATGGAGGAGAATATCAAAAGCCTTCAGGATACATACAACAACCTGATCAAACAGAAACAAACAGCCCAGAATAATTACGATGCCCTGATGTATTCAATACAGAGATCACAGGAAGGAAGAAGCTGA